The segment AATGCTCCTGCCCTGAATGCCGTAGAGCCAGAGATTCCCAAAGACGTTGATGTCAGTAATGAAGAACAACCAGAGCAGGAACTTGCGGCGGGGTTATCACAAGAAGTCCCCCCGGCTCTCCCGGTTGACTCAAGGGCAGAATCGGAAGTCAACAAAAACAAACCCGTTGCCGCAGATTCCAAATTGAAAGAGAAACCCTCCCCCTATGTTGCGGAAGTGCCGATGGAAGCTGATTCAAACTCCGAAGCAGTGGAAGCCAATACCAAGCCTCTGCATTTAATGATTCAGGTTCAAGGTAATTCCTGGTTTAACGTAACTGTGGACGATGGTGGCGAGGATGATTTTATTCTCCCAGGCGGTTCCAGTAAAAATATTTATGGGAATGAGAAGTTTCGAGTGACCATCGGTAACAGGCGGGGAACCCGGATTTTTTTAAACGGGCAATCCATAGACCTGCCTTTTGGCACCAGTGATGTCGTCCGGGACTTTGATATAACAGCTAAACTGATCGAGTGAAACCGTGGCCAGAATAGACGCTTTTTTCAAGTTGATGAATGAGCAGGGTGCCTCAGACCTGCATCTGGTGGCAGGGTCCCAGCCCGTTCTCAGGGTTCATGGAGACATGGAGCGGGTCAAGTACAAGGAGCTTGGCAATGATGAACTGAAAAGCATTCTGTATGAAATTGCTCCCGAGGACAAGATCAAGACTTTTGAAGAAACGGGTGACATCGATTTCGCTTATGAGATCCCCAATCTGGCTCGCTACCGGGCAAATTATTTTCAGCAGAAATGGGGGATCGGCGCCGTCTTTCGAGAAATTCCCAGTGAAATCATGACGGCTGAGCAACTGGGTCTGCCGTCGGTGATCAATAGACTCTCCATGTTGCACAAGGGCATGGTTTTGGTCACGGGTCCGACGGGAAGTGGGAAGTCCACCACTTTGGCGGCGATGATTGATTACATCAACACCCATAAAAAAAACCACATCATCACCATTGAAGACCCTGTGGAGTTTGTTCACAAGAACAAGAACTGCATCATCAACCATCGAGAGGTGGGATTCCATACCCAGGGTTTTAAATCCGCTCTTCGAGGGGCGCTCAGAGAAGACCCGGATATCATACTGGTCGGCGAAATGCGCGACCTGGAAACCATTGAACTGGCTCTCGAAGCGGCCTCCACCGGACACCTCGTGTTTGGCACTTTGCACACCCAAAGCGCCGCCAAAACGATTGACCGTGTCATCGATGTGTTCCCGGCTCACCAGCAAGCGCAAATCCGCACCACCCTTTCGGAAACCCTTAAAGGCGTGGTGGCTCAGAACCTGTTCAAACGCACCGATAAAAAAGGCCGGATGGCGGTTCTTGAAATACTGGTGGTCACGCCAGCCGTATCCAACCTGATTCGCGAAGGAAAAACATTCCAGATTCCGTCAGCCATTCAAACCGGGAAAAAGTTTGGCATGCAGTCTTTGGATGACGCCATTCTGGAGGGGTTGAATGCCAAGAAAATCAGTCCCGAAGACGCGTATGACAAGGCCATCGTCAAAGACCGGTTCATCCAGTATTTGAAAAAGCCTCCCGAATTTATTTAATGAGAGCTGTATGAGAAAAGCCGAAATTGACCATATCCTGACCACGATGCTGGAATCGCACGGAAATATTTCCGACCTCAACATCACGGCGGGAAAATCGTTTCAAGTCGAGTCTTCCGGTCAGTTGACCGAGGTGGCATTGGAATCCTCAATTTCTAAAATCACGCCATTTCAGGCGGAATTTTTTGCCTTGAACCTGATCAATTCCGATCGGCGCTTGACGGAAACCCTCATCCGCGAAGGGTCCTGCGACTGTTCTTATTTTCTGGTCGGGAAAGTGCG is part of the Nitrospinota bacterium genome and harbors:
- a CDS encoding type IV pilus twitching motility protein PilT, with translation MARIDAFFKLMNEQGASDLHLVAGSQPVLRVHGDMERVKYKELGNDELKSILYEIAPEDKIKTFEETGDIDFAYEIPNLARYRANYFQQKWGIGAVFREIPSEIMTAEQLGLPSVINRLSMLHKGMVLVTGPTGSGKSTTLAAMIDYINTHKKNHIITIEDPVEFVHKNKNCIINHREVGFHTQGFKSALRGALREDPDIILVGEMRDLETIELALEAASTGHLVFGTLHTQSAAKTIDRVIDVFPAHQQAQIRTTLSETLKGVVAQNLFKRTDKKGRMAVLEILVVTPAVSNLIREGKTFQIPSAIQTGKKFGMQSLDDAILEGLNAKKISPEDAYDKAIVKDRFIQYLKKPPEFI
- a CDS encoding DUF4115 domain-containing protein; amino-acid sequence: MEENFGSYLKHERELRGVPLEEIAAVTKVHIRFLEALENSEFDQLPGEVFIKGYIRSYARVIGLDSEEMVTAYEENFGKVRKQELENAHLASEKIHSRKKNLAGYVIGGIGLAGILMMGYLGVGSLVEEGNKQGAEQLSANAPALNAVEPEIPKDVDVSNEEQPEQELAAGLSQEVPPALPVDSRAESEVNKNKPVAADSKLKEKPSPYVAEVPMEADSNSEAVEANTKPLHLMIQVQGNSWFNVTVDDGGEDDFILPGGSSKNIYGNEKFRVTIGNRRGTRIFLNGQSIDLPFGTSDVVRDFDITAKLIE